The following proteins are encoded in a genomic region of Nocardioides renjunii:
- a CDS encoding aminotransferase class I/II-fold pyridoxal phosphate-dependent enzyme has product MNATALADLSADELTALLEEQRAAYEQLKSRGLKLDLTRGKPSAQQLDLADELLRLPTTTKDSAGVDVRNYGGLEGLKELREMFAELLWVEPEQVVAGGNSSLTMMRDCLVWLVLFGGVDSERPWGQEEKVRFVCPVPGYDRHFTLLESLGIEMVTVPMREDGPDVDAVAALVADDPTFKGMWVVPTYANPSGSIVSQDVAARLAAMPTAAPDFKIFWDNAYALHHLTEEEAKSADILTLASAAGHPHRPLMFASTSKITFAGAGVAFLAASTDNVAWYLGHLGNGSIGPDKVNHLRHVEFFGSPQGVRDHMVKHREIIAPKFAEVDRVLTERLGGRGVATWNTPAGGYFVNLDVVPGTASRVVALAKEAGIALTPAGSSFPHKQDPDDTNIRLAPTMPPLAEVTEAMEAVATCVLLAAAEKATA; this is encoded by the coding sequence GTGAACGCGACTGCGCTGGCCGACCTGTCCGCCGACGAGCTCACCGCCCTGCTCGAGGAGCAGCGTGCGGCCTACGAGCAGCTGAAGTCGCGGGGCCTCAAGCTCGACCTCACGCGTGGCAAGCCGTCGGCCCAGCAGCTCGACCTGGCCGACGAGCTCCTCCGCCTGCCCACCACCACGAAGGACTCCGCCGGCGTCGACGTACGCAACTACGGCGGCCTCGAGGGCCTCAAGGAGCTGCGCGAGATGTTCGCCGAGCTCCTGTGGGTCGAGCCCGAGCAGGTCGTGGCCGGCGGCAACTCGAGCCTGACGATGATGCGCGACTGCCTGGTCTGGCTGGTGCTCTTCGGCGGCGTCGACTCCGAGCGCCCGTGGGGCCAGGAGGAGAAGGTGCGCTTCGTGTGCCCGGTGCCCGGCTACGACCGCCACTTCACCCTCCTCGAGAGCCTCGGCATCGAGATGGTGACCGTCCCGATGCGCGAGGACGGCCCCGACGTCGACGCGGTCGCCGCGCTCGTCGCAGACGACCCGACGTTCAAGGGGATGTGGGTCGTCCCGACGTACGCCAACCCGTCCGGCTCGATCGTCAGCCAGGACGTGGCCGCCCGGCTGGCCGCGATGCCGACCGCAGCACCGGACTTCAAGATCTTCTGGGACAACGCCTACGCGCTGCACCACCTGACCGAGGAGGAGGCGAAGAGCGCCGACATCCTCACCCTCGCCTCGGCGGCCGGGCACCCGCACCGTCCCCTCATGTTCGCCTCGACGTCCAAGATCACCTTCGCGGGCGCGGGGGTGGCCTTCCTGGCCGCCTCGACGGACAACGTCGCGTGGTACCTCGGACACCTCGGCAACGGGTCGATCGGACCCGACAAGGTCAACCACCTGCGCCACGTCGAGTTCTTCGGCTCGCCGCAGGGGGTCCGCGACCACATGGTCAAGCACCGCGAGATCATCGCGCCCAAGTTCGCCGAGGTGGACCGCGTCCTCACCGAGCGGCTCGGGGGGCGCGGCGTGGCGACCTGGAACACGCCCGCCGGGGGCTACTTCGTGAACCTCGACGTCGTGCCCGGCACGGCCAGCCGGGTAGTCGCGCTGGCCAAGGAGGCCGGCATCGCGCTGACGCCGGCCGGCTCGTCGTTCCCCCACAAGCAGGACCCGGACGACACCAACATCCGGCTGGCGCCGACGATGCCCCCGCTCGCCGAGGTCACCGAGGCGATGGAGGCGGTCGCGACCTGCGTCCTGCTGGCCGCCGCCGAGAAGGCGACCGCCTGA
- a CDS encoding ABC transporter ATP-binding protein, protein MDDHSTTRGPGRSRRGRPDPADLRQLSESPVSLRRIARLFAPHRATLAVVVALIVVSSGVGLAQPFLVRHVIDEALPRQDVRLLLVLIAAMLGVAVATAVIGVVQTWLSTAVGQRVMHRLRSDLFAHLQRQSLGFFTRTRGGEVQSRLVNDIGSMQGVVTQTATSIAANLTVVVGTAVAMVALSWRLALISLVVLPPAVLLTRQVARMRHRVTAERQRRLADLHVQIEEGLSVSGVLLTKTLGASPRLTARFEETSADLVGLEIRSRLAGRWRMATMNIVFAAVPAAIYLAAGFPATSGGMTIGTLVAFIALQGNLFRPLMGLLNVGVDITASLALFSRIFEYADLPVEIAEPASPARLPRADARGEVRLEHVGFSYDEDRPVLTDIDLRVPAGTTLALVGETGSGKSTLAALVPRLHDATSGRVTIDGVEVRDLAQADLADLVGVVTQETYLMHASVRDNLRHARPDATDAEIEQACREARIHDLVVSLPEGYDTLVGSRGHRFSGGEQQRIAIARTLLRDPAVLVLDEATSALDNETERSILAAFEDVARTRTTITIAHRLSTVRNADQIAVLHRGRVVELGPHEELLLRGGRYTDLVRGGLGAERVAA, encoded by the coding sequence ATGGATGACCACTCCACCACTCGCGGCCCCGGCCGCTCGCGCCGCGGCCGTCCCGACCCCGCGGACCTGCGCCAGCTGTCGGAGTCGCCGGTCTCGCTGCGGCGGATCGCCCGGCTGTTCGCCCCGCACCGCGCCACGCTGGCCGTCGTCGTGGCCCTCATCGTCGTGAGCTCGGGCGTCGGGCTCGCGCAGCCGTTCCTCGTGCGCCACGTCATCGACGAGGCGCTGCCGCGCCAGGACGTACGCCTCCTGCTGGTCCTGATCGCGGCGATGCTCGGCGTCGCGGTCGCGACCGCCGTCATCGGCGTCGTCCAGACGTGGCTCTCCACGGCCGTCGGCCAGCGCGTCATGCACCGGCTGCGCAGCGACCTCTTCGCCCACCTCCAGCGCCAGTCGCTCGGCTTCTTCACCCGCACCCGCGGTGGCGAGGTGCAGTCGCGCCTGGTCAACGACATCGGCAGCATGCAGGGCGTCGTGACCCAGACCGCGACGTCGATCGCCGCCAACCTGACCGTGGTGGTCGGCACCGCCGTCGCCATGGTCGCCCTGAGCTGGCGACTCGCCCTCATCTCCCTGGTCGTCCTCCCGCCCGCCGTGCTGCTGACCCGCCAGGTCGCCCGGATGCGGCACCGGGTCACCGCCGAGCGCCAGCGCCGCCTCGCCGACCTGCACGTGCAGATCGAGGAGGGCCTGTCGGTCAGCGGCGTCCTGCTCACCAAGACCCTGGGCGCCTCCCCCCGCCTGACCGCGCGGTTCGAGGAGACCTCCGCCGACCTCGTCGGCCTGGAGATCCGCTCCCGCCTGGCCGGTCGCTGGCGCATGGCGACGATGAACATCGTGTTCGCCGCCGTCCCGGCGGCGATCTACCTCGCCGCCGGCTTCCCCGCGACCTCCGGCGGGATGACGATCGGCACGCTGGTCGCCTTCATCGCCCTGCAGGGCAACCTGTTCCGCCCGCTCATGGGCCTGCTCAACGTCGGTGTCGACATCACCGCCTCGCTCGCCCTGTTCAGCCGCATCTTCGAGTACGCCGACCTCCCGGTCGAGATCGCCGAGCCGGCCAGCCCCGCCCGACTCCCCCGCGCCGACGCGCGCGGCGAGGTCCGCCTCGAGCACGTGGGCTTCTCGTACGACGAGGACCGGCCGGTGCTCACCGACATCGACCTGCGCGTCCCGGCGGGCACGACGCTCGCCCTGGTCGGCGAGACCGGCAGCGGCAAGTCCACCCTCGCCGCACTCGTCCCGCGCCTGCACGACGCAACCAGTGGTCGCGTCACCATCGACGGCGTCGAGGTGCGCGACCTCGCCCAGGCCGACCTCGCGGACCTCGTCGGGGTGGTCACCCAGGAGACCTACCTGATGCACGCGAGCGTGCGCGACAACCTGCGCCACGCGCGCCCCGACGCGACCGACGCCGAGATCGAGCAGGCGTGCCGCGAGGCCCGCATCCACGACCTCGTCGTGTCCCTGCCGGAGGGCTACGACACCCTTGTCGGCTCCCGCGGGCACCGGTTCTCGGGCGGCGAGCAGCAGCGGATCGCCATTGCGCGGACCCTCCTGCGCGACCCCGCGGTGCTCGTCCTCGACGAGGCCACCAGCGCACTCGACAACGAGACCGAGCGGTCGATCCTCGCCGCGTTCGAGGACGTCGCCCGCACCCGCACCACCATCACGATCGCGCACCGGCTCTCGACGGTCCGCAACGCCGACCAGATCGCCGTCCTGCACCGCGGACGCGTGGTCGAGCTCGGCCCGCACGAGGAGCTGCTGCTGCGGGGCGGGCGCTACACCGACCTCGTCCGCGGCGGTCTCGGCGCCGAGCGCGTCGCCGCCTGA
- a CDS encoding MarR family transcriptional regulator, which produces MDTAHPDTGDLVLALARRVRRTYAEALAQWHVTPSQSRALRVLERTDGMRPSALADELRIAPRSATEVVDALQHRGWVQRAADPTDRRATTVTLTGSGRDLVGRIDDVRRQASEQVLAVLTPAQRRTLHEILTVVLGEDP; this is translated from the coding sequence GTGGACACCGCACACCCGGACACCGGCGACCTCGTCCTGGCGCTGGCGCGCCGGGTGCGACGGACGTACGCCGAGGCGCTGGCGCAGTGGCACGTCACGCCGTCGCAGTCGCGGGCCCTGCGCGTGCTCGAGCGGACGGACGGGATGCGCCCGTCGGCCCTGGCGGACGAGCTGCGCATCGCCCCGCGCTCCGCGACGGAGGTCGTGGACGCCCTGCAGCACCGCGGCTGGGTGCAGCGTGCCGCCGACCCCACCGACCGGCGGGCGACCACCGTGACCCTCACCGGGAGCGGTCGCGACCTGGTGGGCAGGATCGACGACGTGCGTCGCCAGGCGTCCGAGCAGGTCCTGGCCGTGCTGACGCCGGCGCAGCGTCGTACGCTCCACGAGATCCTGACCGTCGTCCTGGGGGAGGACCCGTGA
- the coaE gene encoding dephospho-CoA kinase gives MTVRVGLTGGIASGKSTVSSILAELGAVVIDADLIAREVVARGTPGLAAVVEEFGTGLLTADGDLDRPAMGALVFSDDDARRRLEAIIHPLVHRRSAELEADADPGAVVVHDIPLLAEVGRAGTFDAVVVVDAPAELQVSRMVEHRGWSREEAESRIAAQASREDRLAIATHVVVNTGSLDDLRQQVEDVHADLLARA, from the coding sequence GTGACCGTCCGCGTCGGCCTGACCGGAGGCATCGCCTCGGGCAAGAGCACCGTCTCGTCGATCCTCGCCGAGCTGGGCGCCGTGGTGATCGACGCCGACCTCATCGCCCGGGAGGTCGTCGCGCGGGGCACGCCGGGGCTCGCGGCGGTCGTCGAGGAGTTCGGCACCGGCCTGCTCACGGCCGACGGCGACCTCGACCGGCCGGCGATGGGCGCCCTCGTCTTCTCGGACGACGACGCACGCCGGCGCCTCGAGGCGATCATCCACCCGCTCGTCCACCGACGCAGCGCCGAGCTCGAGGCCGACGCCGACCCCGGTGCCGTGGTGGTCCACGACATCCCGCTGCTGGCCGAGGTCGGCCGCGCCGGCACCTTCGACGCCGTGGTCGTCGTCGACGCCCCCGCCGAGCTCCAGGTCTCCCGGATGGTGGAGCACCGCGGGTGGTCGCGCGAGGAGGCGGAGTCGAGGATCGCCGCCCAGGCCAGCCGTGAGGACAGGCTCGCGATCGCGACGCACGTGGTCGTCAACACCGGCTCGCTCGACGACCTGCGCCAGCAGGTCGAGGACGTCCACGCCGACCTCCTGGCCCGGGCGTGA
- a CDS encoding glycoside hydrolase family 3 N-terminal domain-containing protein: MLPLRPRLAVIAAAALLASGCASLDAGPDDAAPATSSSRSEDRGPTSTPTATETPVDPDTPTSWGPTVGEVEEARELVSTWTPEQLAGGVIVGRFHGTDPQEPARMVRELHLAGVSVTGDNVVDELQVRTMTAALAAAAGADGRDFPPVVGVDQEGGYVSHLRGVATEFPHFQSAGLAIEADARQGRRVTRAAALTTGLELRDLGFTWVFAPVADVTVGAADPTIGPRSPSQDPRTAAQAIGAAIKGYDDAGIVSTVKHFPGHGTATSDSHDTLPVVDSPLAEIEAHDLPPFESAIRQAAPAVMLSHLDLTAVAPGVPASMAPEVYSLLRDDMGFEGVAITDSMGMGAVAGRPKPALQALVAGADLLLMPVDTAVTHQVVVDGIASGEVSRERVEEAAARVVALQRWQARVAAQRPVPADVVERARAASADLLSAAY; encoded by the coding sequence GTGCTCCCGCTCCGACCCCGCCTGGCCGTGATCGCAGCAGCAGCCCTGCTGGCGAGCGGCTGCGCGAGCCTCGACGCGGGTCCGGACGACGCCGCACCGGCCACCTCCTCGAGCCGCTCGGAGGACCGCGGGCCGACGTCCACGCCCACGGCGACGGAGACCCCCGTCGACCCCGACACCCCCACGTCGTGGGGCCCCACCGTCGGCGAGGTCGAGGAGGCGCGCGAGCTGGTCAGCACGTGGACGCCCGAGCAGCTCGCCGGCGGTGTCATCGTGGGTCGCTTCCACGGCACCGACCCGCAGGAGCCTGCACGGATGGTGCGCGAGCTGCACCTCGCGGGCGTGTCGGTGACGGGCGACAACGTGGTCGACGAGCTGCAGGTGCGCACGATGACCGCCGCGCTGGCCGCGGCGGCCGGGGCCGACGGCCGCGACTTCCCGCCGGTGGTGGGCGTCGACCAGGAGGGCGGCTACGTCTCGCACCTGCGCGGCGTCGCGACGGAGTTCCCCCACTTCCAGTCGGCCGGACTGGCGATCGAGGCGGACGCCCGCCAGGGCCGTCGGGTCACCCGCGCGGCCGCGCTGACCACCGGGCTCGAGCTGCGCGACCTCGGCTTCACGTGGGTCTTCGCCCCCGTCGCCGACGTCACCGTCGGCGCGGCCGACCCGACGATCGGACCCCGCTCGCCGTCGCAGGACCCCCGGACGGCCGCCCAGGCCATCGGCGCGGCGATCAAGGGCTACGACGACGCCGGCATCGTCTCGACCGTCAAGCACTTCCCCGGCCACGGCACCGCCACGAGCGACAGCCACGACACCCTGCCGGTGGTCGACTCTCCGCTGGCCGAGATCGAGGCGCACGACCTGCCCCCGTTCGAGTCGGCCATCCGGCAGGCCGCGCCAGCGGTGATGCTGAGCCACCTCGACCTCACGGCCGTCGCCCCCGGCGTCCCGGCGTCCATGGCCCCCGAGGTCTACTCCCTGCTGCGGGACGACATGGGGTTCGAGGGCGTGGCGATCACCGACTCGATGGGCATGGGCGCCGTCGCCGGCCGTCCCAAGCCGGCGCTGCAGGCCCTCGTGGCCGGGGCCGACCTCCTCCTGATGCCAGTGGACACCGCGGTCACCCACCAGGTCGTCGTCGACGGCATCGCGTCGGGCGAGGTGTCGCGCGAGCGCGTCGAGGAGGCCGCCGCGCGCGTCGTGGCGCTGCAGCGGTGGCAGGCCCGGGTGGCAGCACAGCGGCCCGTGCCTGCCGACGTGGTCGAACGGGCACGGGCCGCGAGTGCGGACCTGTTGTCCGCGGCGTACTGA
- a CDS encoding sigma-70 family RNA polymerase sigma factor — protein MSTAQPKRTTTTREIEGRDSVGLYLDEIARTPLLDAETEVELSKTIEAGLLAQHLLDTGRVGRRKGGAPMSANEAELEWLAEQGRLAVDRFIEANLRLVVSIARKYGRSQMPMLDLIQEGNTGLIRAVEKFDYTKGYKFSTYATWWVRQAITRGIAQQARVVRLPVHVVEELNQVGSARRTLERQLGRDPEPQEIATELGMDIDRVLDLMSWGRDHVSLDTPVDEDGDTSLGDLMAQETAPGPDLNVLDAEARQRLDDLVGILDERSADIVRARYGLADGRQHKLADIGARHGISAERVRQLEREALQKLRRAGDPDLAA, from the coding sequence ATGAGCACCGCACAGCCGAAGCGCACCACCACCACGCGTGAGATCGAGGGCCGCGACAGCGTCGGCCTCTACCTGGACGAGATCGCCCGCACCCCGCTCCTCGACGCCGAGACCGAGGTCGAGCTCTCCAAGACCATCGAGGCAGGCCTGCTGGCCCAGCACCTGCTCGACACGGGCCGGGTCGGTCGCCGCAAGGGCGGCGCCCCGATGAGCGCCAACGAGGCCGAGCTCGAGTGGCTCGCCGAGCAGGGCCGCCTCGCCGTCGACCGCTTCATCGAGGCCAACCTGCGCCTCGTGGTGTCGATCGCGCGCAAGTACGGCCGTTCCCAGATGCCGATGCTGGACCTGATCCAGGAGGGCAACACCGGCCTGATCCGCGCGGTCGAGAAGTTCGACTACACCAAGGGCTACAAGTTCTCGACGTACGCCACCTGGTGGGTGCGCCAGGCGATCACCCGCGGCATCGCGCAGCAGGCCCGCGTTGTCCGCCTGCCCGTCCACGTGGTCGAGGAGCTCAACCAGGTCGGCAGCGCCCGCCGCACGCTCGAGCGCCAGCTCGGCCGCGACCCGGAGCCGCAGGAGATCGCCACGGAGCTCGGCATGGACATCGACCGGGTGCTCGACCTCATGAGCTGGGGCCGCGACCACGTCTCGCTGGACACCCCGGTGGACGAGGACGGCGACACCTCGCTCGGTGACCTGATGGCCCAGGAGACCGCGCCGGGTCCGGACCTCAACGTCCTCGACGCCGAGGCCCGCCAGCGGCTCGACGACCTGGTCGGCATTCTCGACGAGCGCTCGGCCGACATCGTCCGGGCCCGCTACGGGCTCGCCGACGGCCGCCAGCACAAGCTCGCCGACATCGGTGCCCGCCACGGCATCTCCGCCGAGCGGGTACGCCAGCTCGAACGGGAGGCGCTGCAGAAGCTGCGCCGCGCCGGCGACCCCGACCTGGCTGCCTGA
- a CDS encoding 5-oxoprolinase subunit PxpA — protein MRTVTDPSTEPSRLDLNADLGEEVTDDAGLLEVVTSANVACGFHAGNAEVMRAVCAGAVRRDVVVGAQVSYADREGFGRVARDVPADLLRDQVAEQVGVLTGIALAEGGGVAYLKPHGALYHRVAFDEEQATAVLDGSGDLPVLGMPGSLLLELARRRGREVRLEGFPDRGYTDEGRLVPRGQPGALVTDPDEVAARAVHLARSVDSVCVHGDSPGAVAAARAVRRALEAAGTTVTSCWSSTA, from the coding sequence ATGCGCACCGTGACGGACCCCTCGACGGAGCCATCCCGGCTCGACCTGAACGCCGACCTGGGCGAGGAGGTCACCGACGACGCGGGGTTGCTCGAGGTGGTGACGAGCGCCAACGTCGCCTGCGGCTTCCACGCCGGCAACGCCGAGGTGATGCGCGCGGTGTGTGCGGGGGCCGTGCGGCGCGACGTCGTGGTCGGGGCGCAGGTGTCGTACGCCGACCGGGAGGGCTTCGGGCGCGTGGCCCGCGACGTCCCGGCCGACCTCCTGCGCGACCAGGTCGCCGAGCAGGTCGGTGTCCTGACCGGCATCGCGCTCGCCGAGGGCGGGGGAGTGGCCTACCTCAAGCCGCACGGCGCGCTCTACCACCGGGTGGCGTTCGACGAGGAGCAGGCGACGGCCGTGCTGGACGGCTCCGGCGACCTCCCGGTGCTGGGCATGCCCGGATCGCTGCTGCTCGAGCTGGCGCGCCGACGTGGCCGGGAGGTGCGGCTCGAGGGGTTCCCCGACCGGGGCTACACCGACGAGGGCCGCCTGGTGCCCCGTGGGCAGCCGGGCGCGCTGGTCACGGACCCGGACGAGGTGGCCGCGCGAGCGGTGCACCTGGCGCGCTCGGTCGACTCGGTCTGCGTGCACGGCGACTCACCGGGCGCCGTGGCCGCCGCCCGCGCCGTACGCCGCGCGCTCGAGGCCGCCGGGACGACCGTGACCAGCTGCTGGTCCTCCACAGCCTGA
- a CDS encoding 5-oxoprolinase subunit B family protein — translation MRVITVGARACLVEVGGAVEAASLAAWLRTSGPDHGLAPDEVVPAATTVLLDGVDPAAVQAVLAHWAGGPASGAGPLVRVPVTYDGPDLEAVAGHWGCSAGEVVDLHTSVELVAVFSGFAPGFSYLSGLPRTVPRLATPRARVAPGSVALADTWCGIYPTASPGGWQLIGSTDVVLWDATRDPPALLPPGTRVRFEAVG, via the coding sequence GTGCGGGTGATCACGGTCGGTGCGCGGGCGTGCCTGGTGGAGGTGGGAGGTGCCGTCGAGGCAGCCTCGCTGGCCGCGTGGCTCCGCACCTCCGGCCCCGACCACGGCCTCGCACCAGACGAGGTGGTCCCGGCCGCCACGACGGTGCTCCTCGACGGCGTCGACCCCGCCGCGGTGCAGGCCGTCCTGGCGCACTGGGCGGGTGGACCGGCGAGTGGAGCGGGACCGCTGGTGCGGGTGCCGGTCACCTACGACGGGCCGGACCTCGAGGCGGTCGCCGGGCACTGGGGCTGCTCGGCGGGGGAGGTCGTCGACCTGCACACCTCCGTCGAGCTCGTCGCGGTCTTCTCGGGCTTCGCGCCCGGCTTCTCCTACCTCTCCGGCCTGCCCCGGACGGTGCCCCGGCTGGCTACGCCGCGCGCGCGGGTGGCGCCCGGCTCGGTGGCGCTGGCCGACACGTGGTGCGGCATCTACCCCACCGCCTCGCCCGGCGGCTGGCAGCTGATCGGGTCCACCGACGTCGTCCTGTGGGACGCGACGCGCGACCCGCCCGCGCTGCTGCCTCCCGGCACGCGGGTCCGCTTCGAGGCCGTCGGATGA
- a CDS encoding 5-oxoprolinase subunit C family protein has translation MSIEVLDPGPLATLQDRGRRGWAHLGVPRAGALDRGAAALALRLVGGAPDDAVVETTLGGIVLRTHRAVTLAVTGAPCRVGVGRRAVAHGAPVTVPAGAVVTVGPATEGVRSYVALAGGLDVDPVLGSRSTDTLAWVGPPRLAAGQLLAVGRPGPLPEPPAAVVVRRRERVLRLRPGPRVDWLAGAAWAGLDGAEYAVAPDSDRVGLRLTGPRIARREGELPSEGIVLGAVQLPPSGEPVVFLADHPTTGGYPVVAIVDDDDLDLCAQLRPGERVVLRVV, from the coding sequence ATGAGCATCGAGGTGCTCGACCCGGGTCCGCTCGCCACGCTGCAGGACCGGGGCCGGCGCGGGTGGGCCCACCTCGGGGTGCCGCGGGCCGGTGCCCTCGACCGCGGGGCGGCCGCGCTGGCGCTCCGGCTCGTCGGCGGCGCCCCGGACGACGCGGTGGTGGAGACCACGCTCGGCGGCATCGTGCTGCGCACCCACCGGGCGGTGACCCTCGCCGTCACCGGCGCGCCCTGCCGGGTCGGCGTCGGTCGTCGGGCAGTGGCCCACGGGGCACCGGTCACGGTCCCGGCCGGCGCCGTCGTCACGGTGGGCCCCGCGACGGAGGGCGTGCGCTCCTACGTCGCCCTCGCGGGCGGGCTGGACGTGGACCCGGTCCTCGGCTCCCGCTCGACGGACACCCTCGCCTGGGTGGGTCCGCCCCGCCTCGCCGCGGGACAGCTGCTGGCGGTCGGGCGGCCGGGGCCCCTGCCGGAGCCGCCTGCCGCGGTCGTCGTACGCCGTCGCGAGCGGGTGCTGCGCCTGCGCCCGGGCCCCCGTGTGGACTGGCTTGCCGGGGCGGCGTGGGCGGGCCTCGACGGGGCGGAGTACGCCGTGGCGCCCGACAGCGACCGGGTCGGGCTGCGGCTCACCGGCCCGCGGATCGCCCGTCGCGAGGGCGAGCTGCCCAGCGAGGGCATCGTGCTCGGCGCCGTGCAGCTGCCGCCCTCGGGCGAGCCGGTGGTGTTCCTGGCCGACCACCCGACGACGGGCGGCTACCCGGTGGTCGCAATCGTCGACGACGACGACCTCGACCTGTGTGCCCAGCTGCGGCCGGGGGAGCGAGTGGTGCTGCGGGTCGTGTGA
- a CDS encoding DNA polymerase IV codes for MRTTASILHLDLDAFFAAVEQRDKPSLRGKPVIVGGTGGRGVVSTASYEARKFGVGSAMSTREARARCPHAAFLGGRFHAYRETSKRVMQVLRDLSPLVEPLSLDEAFVDLAAAGLPDLDVATVTEAGERLRASVHEVTGGLTATVGIASSKFLAKVASELDKPDGMTVVPPGTELDLLRPMKVTVIPGVGPATAERLRRAGIHTIAELERVGEDELVGLLGQALGQGLWRLARAQDSRPVVAEREAKSVSVEGTYDTDITDRRLMEGLLTRQAKEVGTRMRKNGTSGRTVTIKVRLHDFTTLSRSSTLSSPTDDGSTIARVARSLLGDLDTTGGVRLLGVGMSGLAGWVQEDLFGDEPGEEEPEDVVLPEPPRRSWPPGADVVHDEMGPGWVWGAGSGVVTVRFETAETPPGPVRSFRADDPALHRFEPPAED; via the coding sequence GTGCGCACCACCGCGTCGATCCTGCACCTGGACCTGGACGCCTTCTTCGCCGCCGTCGAGCAGCGCGACAAGCCGTCGCTGCGCGGCAAGCCGGTCATCGTCGGCGGGACCGGTGGCCGCGGCGTGGTGTCCACGGCGTCGTACGAGGCCCGCAAGTTCGGGGTGGGGTCCGCGATGTCCACGCGCGAGGCCCGCGCCCGCTGTCCCCACGCCGCGTTCCTCGGCGGCCGCTTCCACGCCTACCGCGAGACGAGCAAGCGGGTCATGCAGGTGCTGCGCGACCTGTCGCCCCTCGTCGAGCCGCTCTCGCTGGACGAGGCGTTCGTCGACCTCGCCGCGGCCGGCCTGCCGGACCTCGACGTCGCGACGGTCACCGAGGCCGGGGAACGCCTGCGCGCGTCGGTGCACGAGGTCACCGGGGGCCTGACGGCGACGGTGGGCATCGCCTCGTCGAAGTTCCTCGCCAAGGTGGCCAGCGAGCTGGACAAGCCCGACGGCATGACGGTCGTGCCACCCGGCACGGAGCTCGACCTGCTGCGGCCGATGAAGGTCACGGTCATCCCCGGCGTCGGACCGGCCACGGCCGAGCGCCTGCGGCGGGCGGGCATCCACACGATCGCCGAGCTCGAGCGGGTCGGTGAGGACGAGCTCGTCGGGCTGCTGGGCCAGGCGCTCGGCCAGGGCCTGTGGCGGCTCGCCCGCGCCCAGGACTCGCGTCCGGTCGTCGCCGAGCGCGAGGCGAAGTCGGTCAGCGTCGAGGGCACCTACGACACCGACATCACCGACCGCCGCCTCATGGAGGGTCTGCTGACCAGGCAGGCCAAGGAGGTCGGCACCCGGATGCGCAAGAACGGCACCTCCGGGCGCACGGTCACCATCAAGGTGAGGCTGCACGACTTCACGACGCTCAGCCGGTCGAGCACCCTGTCCAGCCCGACCGACGACGGCAGCACCATCGCCCGCGTCGCCCGCTCCCTGCTGGGCGACCTCGACACGACCGGCGGGGTGCGCCTGCTCGGGGTCGGGATGTCGGGACTGGCCGGCTGGGTGCAGGAGGACCTCTTCGGCGACGAGCCCGGCGAGGAGGAGCCCGAGGACGTGGTGCTCCCGGAGCCCCCGCGCCGCTCGTGGCCGCCGGGCGCCGACGTGGTGCACGACGAGATGGGGCCCGGCTGGGTCTGGGGTGCCGGGTCGGGCGTGGTGACCGTCCGCTTCGAGACCGCCGAGACGCCGCCCGGTCCCGTCCGCAGCTTCCGGGCCGACGACCCGGCGCTGCACCGCTTCGAGCCGCCCGCCGAGGACTGA